The Pithys albifrons albifrons isolate INPA30051 chromosome 4, PitAlb_v1, whole genome shotgun sequence genome segment TGTCATTAGTAAACAAAtgggttttttctctgtgtatgcTGAAGCCACATATAAAAAATACCGCTGAATAATAGAGGAACCATATCTGtaagacatttattttaactCTCATGTGTGTTACGTGATCTCAATGTTGCAAACTTTTTGGGAcacaatatttttatgaaagcCATTCGAAACCTCATATGACAGAGAGGGTAAAGAAATGGGTTCAAAGAGGAATTGATCCATAAAAGCCAAAAGGTTGCTTCATACAGGGAGTTATGGACACAAGTTCCCTGGCAGGCCCCACGAATAATCATTAGTAAAGAGTATGGAGCCCAGCAAatgacaaacacacacacaattatGGCAAGCGACTTCGCAATTTTCTTGTCCTGCTGCAGTTTTGATCCAGCCCTTGAATGGAAAGAACCAGAAAAGTTCCTTTTGAGAGCTGTAGGACTAGTTTCTGTCCTAGGTGGACAGTTAGCCATCGCTGCTGGTCTCCATGACCTCGTTAACGATGAAACGCTGTCCTCTGCTTCTGATGAAGAAGATGCCCCTGACCTTGGCAAGATGCAAAATCTCCAGGACAAACTGCTGCTCCTTGGAGGCTCACAGTCCTGCACGTTGCCACGCCGCTGGCGCCTCTGGATGCTGTGGAAGATGTGCATGTTGAAGTAGGTCACCAAGAGCAGTGGCACGAAGAACTCCAGGGTGGACGCACACAGCAGAAAGTACCAGTTGTCGTAAAACTCAGCATAGCACTGATCTGCTGCTactgtgctgtgtccagctaCATGCTCCCAAAAGAGGATTGCTGGGCAGTAAAGAAGAAAGGCTAAGACCCATATGGCCACCATCTTGATGGCAGGGTTGGATGTTAttccctgctgggctctgtaAGATACCTATGAGAGAAAAGGACATGTCACATGTTCAGATGACATTTTTGAAAAACTGTCTCAAAAACACTCCATAACCAAGCCAAATATAAAATTTGTTCCATATTTCCCCAGACACCTAGAACATCTTCACTATGTAAGGTCCTAAAAAACTGTTAGTCAAGTTCTTTATACACTGTAGctctgtgatttattttaatacttgggactggagaggagcagaaatTATATTATGATGGCTAAACTATCATTTGACTCTCAGGGTATGAAAGGGTATAGCTTGTTGCCACCACACAGTAAAGCAGTAATAAGGAATCAATAAGGAATTGGTTTATGATTCATTAGCCCAGGCTCAGCAGAGTGTGAAAGCAGCTGTGGGAGTTCCTTTCTGCCCTGCAAAAGTAGAAGACTTCTGTATTAGATAGGTTATCATGTGAGACTGCAAACATTagataatgtaatttttaatactGTT includes the following:
- the LOC139671581 gene encoding histamine H3 receptor-like yields the protein MHNSSAETLHVAAECNETWPTQLPSSEFSLGVLVLLAFLMVMLCLVTILGNILVILAFMLDRNLRHRSNYFFLNLAVSDFAVGVFCIPLYIPYALTGTWHLGRGLCKVWLVVDYLVCTASVFSIVLISYDRFLSVTKAVSYRAQQGITSNPAIKMVAIWVLAFLLYCPAILFWEHVAGHSTVAADQCYAEFYDNWYFLLCASTLEFFVPLLLVTYFNMHIFHSIQRRQRRGNVQDCEPPRSSSLSWRFCILPRSGASSSSEAEDSVSSLTRSWRPAAMANCPPRTETSPTALKRNFSGSFHSRAGSKLQQDKKIAKSLAIIVCVFVICWAPYSLLMIIRGACQGTCVHNSLYEATFWLLWINSSLNPFLYPLCHMRFRMAFIKILCPKKFATLRSRNTHES